From a single Streptomyces sp. 1331.2 genomic region:
- a CDS encoding phosphatidylglycerol lysyltransferase domain-containing protein yields the protein MLDRWRPRAAVASVWYLRLIALLNVTTVLLVPFRDQVSEHNEGEYFTPYLMTSGLASAVLSVFLAVAMRRRKRAAWIFNVALGGLFALLYLLAMALPDERFNKHWFNYVSTVLTCLFVLALLVGRKEFTSKGDRSNPKTAVATFFGGLVFGGGVGALLVWATNDLKGAGFWDLFWYSVGRMITITPSEHLRSVIAAPTWVNAVINATGAVLFLLVLYVAFRSPRGQELLSDEDEAKLRVLLDKQGERDSLGYFALRRDKAVIFSPSGKAAVTYRVIGGVSLASGDPIGDPEAWPGAIDAWLAEAREHAWAPAVMGASEEAGVIYARHGLDALELGDEAIVELDEFSLDGRAMRVVRQAYNRVKRAGYTVRIRRHEEISEAEMAELVAKADEWRDGATERGFSMALGRLGDPGDGRCVMLECHDGDGELAALLSFVPWGPDGLSLDLMRRARDTENGLVEFMVIELLQRAEDVGLKRVSLNFAMFRSVFERGSRLGAGPVLRLWRSVLGFFSRWWQIESLYRANAKYRPIWEPRYLLFEKSSEIPRIGIASARAEGFIVAPSLPALFRRRHARAAVVAPRVPVAARDGKG from the coding sequence GTGCTCGACCGCTGGCGCCCGAGGGCCGCCGTGGCGTCCGTCTGGTACCTGCGGCTGATCGCCTTGCTGAACGTGACCACGGTGCTGCTGGTGCCCTTCCGCGACCAGGTCAGCGAGCACAACGAGGGTGAGTACTTCACCCCGTACCTGATGACCTCGGGCCTGGCCAGTGCGGTGCTCTCGGTGTTCCTCGCGGTCGCGATGCGGCGGCGCAAGCGGGCCGCGTGGATCTTCAACGTGGCGCTCGGCGGCCTCTTCGCGCTGCTCTACCTGCTGGCCATGGCGCTGCCGGACGAGCGCTTCAACAAGCACTGGTTCAACTACGTCTCCACCGTGCTGACCTGCCTGTTCGTGCTGGCGCTGCTGGTCGGGCGCAAGGAGTTCACGTCCAAGGGCGACCGCTCCAACCCGAAGACCGCCGTGGCCACCTTCTTCGGCGGGCTGGTGTTCGGCGGCGGGGTCGGCGCGCTGCTGGTCTGGGCGACCAACGACCTGAAGGGCGCGGGCTTCTGGGACCTCTTCTGGTACTCGGTAGGCCGGATGATCACCATCACCCCGTCCGAGCACCTGCGCTCCGTGATCGCCGCCCCGACCTGGGTGAACGCCGTGATCAACGCGACGGGCGCGGTGCTCTTCCTGCTCGTGCTGTACGTGGCCTTCCGCAGCCCGCGCGGTCAGGAGCTGCTGAGCGACGAGGACGAGGCGAAGCTGCGCGTACTGCTGGACAAGCAGGGCGAGCGGGACTCGCTGGGCTACTTCGCGCTGCGCCGGGACAAGGCGGTGATCTTCTCGCCGAGCGGCAAGGCCGCGGTCACCTACCGGGTGATCGGCGGGGTCTCGCTGGCCTCGGGTGACCCGATCGGCGACCCGGAGGCGTGGCCGGGCGCGATCGACGCGTGGCTGGCGGAGGCCCGCGAGCACGCCTGGGCGCCGGCCGTGATGGGCGCCTCCGAGGAGGCCGGGGTGATCTACGCCCGGCACGGGCTGGACGCGCTGGAGCTGGGCGACGAGGCGATCGTCGAGCTGGACGAGTTCTCGCTGGACGGCCGCGCGATGCGGGTGGTCCGGCAGGCCTACAACCGGGTCAAGCGGGCCGGGTACACGGTGCGGATCCGCCGTCACGAGGAGATCTCCGAGGCGGAGATGGCCGAGCTGGTGGCCAAGGCCGACGAGTGGCGCGACGGGGCGACCGAGCGCGGCTTCTCGATGGCGCTGGGCCGGCTCGGGGACCCGGGCGACGGGCGCTGCGTGATGTTGGAGTGCCACGACGGGGACGGCGAGCTCGCGGCGCTGCTGAGTTTCGTCCCCTGGGGCCCGGACGGGCTCTCGCTGGACCTGATGCGCCGGGCCCGGGACACCGAGAACGGCCTGGTGGAGTTCATGGTGATCGAGCTCCTGCAGCGCGCCGAGGACGTGGGGCTGAAGCGCGTTTCGTTGAACTTCGCGATGTTCCGTTCCGTTTTCGAGCGCGGTTCGCGCCTGGGCGCCGGACCGGTGCTGCGGCTGTGGCGTTCCGTCCTCGGATTCTTCTCGCGCTGGTGGCAGATCGAGTCGCTGTACCGCGCGAATGCCAAGTACCGGCCGATTTGGGAGCCGCGCTACCTGCTCTTCGAGAAGAGCAGCGAGATTCCGCGGATCGGCATCGCGAGCGCGCGCGCCGAGGGCTTCATCGTCGCGCCGAGCCTGCCCGCCCTGTTCCGCCGCCGGCACGCGCGGGCCGCCGTGGTGGCGCCCCGGGTGCCGGTCGCGGCCCGGGACGGGAAGGGGTAG
- a CDS encoding peptidoglycan D,D-transpeptidase FtsI family protein has translation MNKPIRRVSIFCLVLILALMVRTNWVQGVQADSWASNKNNKRQLYDRYAHPRGNIVVGGQPVTKSDFVNGLRYKYKRSWVDGPMYAPVTGYSSQVFGSSQLENLEDGILSGTDDRLFFRNTLDMLTGEQKRGGDVLTTINAKVQKAAYDGLGNKKGAVVALDPKTGAILALVSTPSYDPGTFSGSESADSKAWTDLNADPNKPMLNRALKETYPPGSTFKLVTATAAFENGLYQGIDDPTTTPEPYILPNTTTQLKNESPNERCENATVKSGMDQSCNTVFAKMGDDLGKEKMRAQAEKFGFNSTIDTPVRSEKSIFPDSVSRDGTAQDSIGQHDTRATPLQMAMVSAAIANNGSLMQPYLVDQERSASLTTISKHTEKQFSQAMSPATAQKMQDLMVSVVENGTGTNAKIPGLQVGGKTGTAQHGEDNAGLPFAWFTSWAKTSDGQSVAVAVVVEDGSQNRDGISGGRLAAPIAKAVMQAALGK, from the coding sequence ATGAACAAGCCGATCCGCCGGGTCTCGATCTTCTGCCTCGTGCTGATACTCGCCCTGATGGTGCGCACCAACTGGGTGCAGGGCGTCCAGGCCGACTCCTGGGCGAGCAACAAGAACAACAAGCGCCAGCTGTACGACCGCTACGCCCACCCGCGCGGCAACATCGTCGTCGGCGGCCAGCCGGTCACGAAGTCCGACTTCGTCAACGGCCTGCGCTACAAGTACAAGCGCTCCTGGGTCGACGGCCCGATGTACGCCCCGGTCACCGGCTACTCCTCCCAGGTCTTCGGCTCCAGCCAGCTGGAGAACCTGGAGGACGGCATCCTCTCCGGCACCGACGACCGGCTGTTCTTCCGCAACACCCTGGACATGCTGACCGGCGAGCAGAAGCGCGGCGGCGACGTCCTCACCACCATCAACGCCAAGGTCCAGAAGGCCGCCTACGACGGCCTGGGCAACAAGAAGGGCGCGGTGGTCGCGCTCGACCCGAAGACCGGCGCGATCCTGGCGCTGGTCTCCACCCCGTCCTACGACCCGGGCACCTTCTCCGGCAGCGAGTCCGCCGACTCCAAGGCCTGGACGGACCTCAACGCGGACCCGAACAAGCCGATGCTCAACCGGGCGCTGAAGGAGACCTATCCGCCCGGCTCGACCTTCAAGCTGGTCACCGCGACCGCGGCGTTCGAGAACGGCCTGTACCAGGGCATCGACGACCCCACGACGACGCCCGAGCCGTACATCCTGCCGAACACCACCACGCAGCTGAAGAACGAGAGCCCCAACGAGCGCTGCGAGAACGCCACCGTCAAGTCCGGCATGGACCAGTCCTGCAACACGGTCTTCGCCAAGATGGGCGACGACCTCGGCAAGGAGAAGATGCGGGCGCAGGCCGAGAAGTTCGGTTTCAACAGCACGATCGACACCCCGGTCCGCTCCGAGAAGAGCATCTTCCCGGACAGCGTCAGCCGGGACGGCACCGCCCAGGACTCGATCGGCCAGCACGACACCCGCGCCACCCCGCTCCAGATGGCCATGGTCTCCGCCGCGATCGCCAACAACGGCAGCCTGATGCAGCCGTACCTGGTCGACCAGGAGCGCTCGGCCTCGCTGACCACCATCTCCAAGCACACCGAGAAGCAGTTCTCCCAGGCGATGAGCCCGGCCACCGCGCAGAAGATGCAGGACCTGATGGTCTCGGTGGTGGAGAACGGCACCGGCACCAACGCCAAGATCCCCGGCCTCCAGGTCGGCGGCAAGACCGGCACCGCCCAGCACGGCGAGGACAACGCCGGACTGCCGTTCGCCTGGTTCACCTCCTGGGCCAAGACCTCGGACGGCCAGTCGGTCGCGGTCGCGGTGGTGGTCGAGGACGGCTCGCAGAACCGCGACGGCATCAGCGGCGGCCGGCTCGCGGCCCCGATCGCCAAGGCGGTGATGCAGGCCGCACTCGGCAAGTAG
- a CDS encoding FHA domain-containing protein FhaB/FipA yields the protein MSELTLTVMRLGFLAVLWLFVIVAIQVIRSDLFGTKVNPRSSRRGASAPAAGGAAPAVAGRAAPAPAPATAAGQTQGGGGRRRGAPTQLVVVQGSLAGTTVALQGQTITLGRAHDSTIVLDDDYASSRHARIYPDQTGQWTVEDLGSTNGTYLDRQRLTAPTPLQPGMPIRIGRTVIELRK from the coding sequence ATGTCAGAACTGACCCTCACGGTCATGCGGCTGGGCTTCCTCGCCGTACTGTGGCTGTTCGTCATCGTCGCGATCCAGGTGATCCGCAGCGACCTCTTCGGCACCAAGGTGAACCCGCGCTCCTCCCGTCGCGGCGCGAGCGCCCCGGCCGCCGGCGGCGCCGCCCCCGCGGTCGCCGGTCGCGCCGCGCCCGCCCCGGCCCCCGCCACCGCGGCGGGCCAGACCCAGGGCGGCGGCGGGCGCCGTCGCGGCGCTCCGACCCAGCTCGTCGTGGTGCAGGGCTCGCTGGCCGGCACCACCGTGGCGCTGCAGGGGCAGACCATCACGCTGGGCCGCGCGCACGACTCCACCATCGTGCTGGACGACGACTACGCATCCTCCCGGCATGCCAGGATCTATCCGGATCAGACTGGGCAGTGGACGGTCGAGGATCTAGGCTCCACCAACGGCACCTATCTGGACCGGCAGCGCCTGACCGCGCCCACCCCGCTCCAGCCGGGCATGCCGATCCGTATCGGCAGGACCGTCATCGAACTGCGGAAGTAG
- a CDS encoding FhaA domain-containing protein, giving the protein MGVLKKFEQRLEGLVNGTFAKVFKSEVQPVEIAGALQRECDNNASIWNRDRTVVPNDFIVELSPHDHERLSPYSGQLGTELAGMVREYAEAQRYTFMGPLQVNLEKADDLDTGLYRVRSRTLAAEEPQPQPQQYAPQQPGYDRPPAAPAPGAPWQQPGAAQYNAPPPPAAPPAVPPGPPATATAAGNVRNFPGAGHGGAAVRRWVEVNGARHQITGSACVLGRSTEADVRIDDPGVSRKHAEIRPGTPSMVLDLGSTNGIVVDGQHTQRATLRDGSRIVVGSTTIVYRQVEG; this is encoded by the coding sequence ATGGGAGTGCTGAAGAAGTTCGAGCAGCGACTTGAGGGTCTCGTCAACGGCACCTTCGCCAAGGTGTTCAAGTCCGAGGTCCAGCCCGTGGAGATCGCCGGGGCGCTGCAGCGCGAGTGCGACAACAACGCGAGCATCTGGAACCGCGACCGCACCGTCGTGCCGAACGACTTCATCGTCGAGCTGAGCCCGCACGACCACGAGCGCCTCAGCCCCTACTCCGGGCAGCTCGGCACCGAGCTGGCCGGCATGGTCCGCGAGTACGCGGAGGCCCAGCGGTACACCTTCATGGGCCCGCTCCAGGTGAACCTGGAGAAGGCCGACGACCTGGACACCGGCCTGTACCGGGTGCGCAGCCGCACCCTCGCGGCCGAGGAGCCCCAGCCCCAGCCCCAGCAGTACGCCCCGCAGCAGCCCGGGTACGACCGCCCGCCGGCCGCTCCGGCCCCCGGCGCACCGTGGCAGCAGCCCGGCGCCGCCCAGTACAACGCGCCCCCGCCGCCGGCCGCGCCCCCCGCGGTGCCTCCCGGCCCGCCCGCGACCGCGACCGCCGCCGGCAACGTCCGCAACTTCCCCGGCGCCGGCCACGGCGGCGCCGCGGTCCGCCGCTGGGTCGAGGTGAACGGCGCCCGCCACCAGATCACCGGCTCGGCCTGCGTGCTCGGCCGCTCGACCGAGGCGGACGTGCGGATCGACGACCCCGGGGTCTCCCGCAAGCACGCGGAGATCCGGCCCGGTACCCCTTCGATGGTGCTCGACCTGGGCTCCACCAACGGCATCGTGGTGGACGGACAGCACACCCAGCGCGCTACGCTCCGCGACGGCTCGCGAATCGTCGTGGGCTCCACCACCATCGTCTACCGGCAGGTCGAAGGGTAG
- a CDS encoding FtsW/RodA/SpoVE family cell cycle protein, whose product MPRRRGNTTISPQEAPNRRNTELALLVFAVLLPVLAYANVGLAMDSKLPAGMLGYGLGMGALALVAHLLVRRFAPYADPLMLPIATLLNGLGVVMIWRLDKAGKLLRGNYPAAENQLMWSALGIAGFIAVMVLLKDHRVLQRYTYISMVVALVLLAAPAFFPSREEDFGAKIWIRMGSFSIQPGEFAKIVLTVFFAGYLMVKRDALALASRRFMGLYLPRGRDLGPIVVIWLLSLLILIFENDLGTSFLFFGLFVVMLYVATERTSWILFGLLMSVGGAVAVASTASHVKIRINAWLDPMAAFGPNPPKGATEQIGQSLMALGSGGVTGSGLGQGRSWLIAFAAKSDFILGSFGEELGLTGMMAIFLLYALLVQRGLRTAIAARDPFGKLFAVGLASAMALQVFVVAGGVTGLIPLTGMTMPFLAQGGSSVVANWALVAILLKISDSARRPGVEPAPATEGQGGPAR is encoded by the coding sequence GTGCCGCGCCGCCGGGGCAACACCACGATCTCCCCGCAGGAGGCGCCCAACCGGCGCAACACCGAGTTGGCCCTGCTGGTCTTCGCGGTGCTGCTGCCGGTCCTCGCGTACGCCAACGTCGGGCTCGCGATGGACTCCAAGCTGCCCGCCGGGATGCTCGGCTACGGGCTCGGCATGGGCGCCCTGGCGCTGGTCGCGCACCTGCTGGTGCGCCGCTTCGCGCCGTACGCGGACCCGCTGATGCTGCCGATCGCCACCCTGCTGAACGGGCTCGGGGTGGTGATGATCTGGCGGCTGGACAAGGCGGGCAAGCTGCTCCGGGGCAACTACCCGGCGGCCGAGAACCAGCTGATGTGGTCGGCGCTCGGGATCGCCGGCTTCATCGCGGTGATGGTCCTCCTGAAGGACCACCGGGTGCTCCAGCGCTACACCTACATCTCGATGGTGGTGGCCCTGGTCCTGCTCGCCGCGCCGGCCTTCTTCCCGTCCCGGGAGGAGGACTTCGGCGCCAAGATCTGGATCCGGATGGGCAGCTTCTCCATCCAGCCCGGCGAGTTCGCCAAGATCGTCCTGACGGTGTTCTTCGCCGGCTACCTGATGGTCAAGCGGGACGCCCTGGCGCTGGCCAGCCGCCGGTTCATGGGCCTGTACCTGCCGCGCGGCCGTGACCTCGGCCCGATCGTCGTGATCTGGCTGCTCAGCCTGCTGATCCTGATCTTCGAGAACGACCTGGGCACGTCCTTCCTGTTCTTCGGCCTGTTCGTGGTGATGCTCTACGTCGCCACCGAGCGGACCAGCTGGATCCTGTTCGGCCTGCTGATGTCGGTCGGCGGCGCGGTCGCGGTCGCCTCGACCGCCAGCCACGTGAAGATCCGCATCAACGCCTGGCTCGACCCGATGGCCGCCTTCGGCCCGAACCCGCCGAAGGGCGCCACCGAGCAGATCGGCCAGTCGCTGATGGCGCTCGGCTCCGGCGGAGTCACCGGCTCCGGCCTGGGCCAGGGCCGGTCCTGGCTGATCGCCTTCGCCGCCAAGAGCGACTTCATCCTGGGCTCCTTCGGCGAGGAGCTCGGCCTGACCGGCATGATGGCGATCTTCCTGCTGTACGCGCTGCTGGTGCAGCGCGGCCTGCGCACCGCGATCGCCGCCCGTGACCCCTTCGGCAAGCTGTTCGCGGTCGGCCTCGCCTCGGCGATGGCGCTGCAGGTGTTCGTCGTCGCCGGCGGTGTGACCGGGCTGATCCCGCTGACCGGTATGACCATGCCGTTCCTGGCCCAGGGCGGTTCGTCCGTGGTCGCCAACTGGGCGCTGGTCGCGATCCTGCTGAAGATCAGCGACAGCGCCCGGCGCCCGGGGGTCGAACCGGCCCCAGCCACCGAGGGCCAGGGAGGACCCGCCCGATGA
- a CDS encoding PP2C family protein-serine/threonine phosphatase: MTLVLRFAAGSHKGLIREGNEDSGYAGPRLLAVADGMGGAAAGEVASSEVLGSIVRLDEDVPGADLLTLLGDAVQGANDRLRQMVEEDPQLEGMGCTLTAMLWTGQRMGMVHVGDSRAYLLRDGSLVQITQDHTWVQRLVDEGRITPEEAETHPQRSLLMRALDGRGQVEPDLSIREVRAGDRYLICSDGLSGPVSHQTLQDTLGSFYSPEQTVQELIQLALRGGGPDNITCIVADVIDVGATDTMSGQFNDVPVVVGAVADAPPSSAAADRSIADTPAGRAAGLGRSPQGAFGPAEGYEGEYGAAAGGFGPAEGYEGEYGYGSAEPSVYGTEDFDEEQPPKRKRRGLTISVAALVALGLLGGAGYFGYQWTQDQYYIGEEGDHVAVYQGINQNLAGLSLSSVHDSYSKIQLKWLPQDQRAHVNKTISVGSIGDANSTIQELDGWVQLCQRAAKATAPAQGTQATQATHTAFVTSTPTPGDKERNRPAAAAPTGTPSTTPTPTPTAPSTSVPTPNATPPAAGAQGDQPPLSDDELSRANSCPKQQ, from the coding sequence ATGACCCTGGTGCTGCGCTTCGCCGCCGGCTCCCACAAGGGACTGATCCGGGAGGGGAACGAGGACTCCGGCTACGCCGGGCCGCGGCTGCTGGCCGTGGCCGACGGCATGGGCGGCGCCGCGGCCGGCGAGGTCGCTTCCTCCGAGGTGCTCGGCTCGATCGTCCGGCTGGACGAGGACGTGCCGGGCGCCGACCTGCTGACCCTGCTGGGCGACGCCGTCCAGGGCGCCAACGACCGGCTCCGGCAGATGGTCGAGGAGGACCCCCAGCTGGAGGGCATGGGCTGCACGCTCACCGCCATGCTGTGGACGGGTCAGCGGATGGGCATGGTGCACGTCGGCGACTCCCGCGCCTACCTGCTGCGGGACGGTTCGCTGGTGCAGATCACCCAGGACCACACCTGGGTGCAGCGCCTGGTCGACGAGGGCCGGATCACGCCCGAGGAGGCCGAGACCCACCCGCAGCGCTCGCTGCTGATGCGGGCGCTGGACGGCCGCGGCCAGGTCGAGCCCGACCTGTCGATCCGCGAGGTCCGGGCCGGCGACCGCTACCTGATCTGCTCCGACGGCCTCTCCGGCCCGGTCAGCCACCAGACCCTCCAGGACACCCTCGGCAGCTTCTACTCGCCCGAGCAGACCGTGCAGGAGCTGATCCAGCTCGCGCTGCGCGGCGGCGGTCCGGACAACATCACCTGCATCGTGGCGGACGTCATCGACGTCGGCGCCACGGACACCATGAGCGGCCAGTTCAACGACGTCCCGGTGGTGGTCGGCGCGGTGGCCGACGCCCCGCCGTCCTCGGCCGCCGCCGACCGCTCGATCGCGGACACCCCGGCCGGCCGCGCCGCCGGCCTCGGCCGCAGCCCGCAGGGCGCCTTCGGCCCGGCCGAGGGCTACGAGGGCGAGTACGGCGCCGCAGCCGGCGGCTTCGGCCCCGCCGAGGGCTACGAGGGCGAGTACGGCTACGGCTCCGCCGAGCCCTCGGTCTACGGCACCGAGGACTTCGACGAGGAGCAGCCCCCGAAGCGCAAGCGCAGGGGCCTGACGATCTCGGTGGCCGCCCTGGTCGCGCTCGGCCTGCTCGGCGGCGCCGGCTACTTCGGCTACCAGTGGACGCAGGACCAGTACTACATCGGCGAGGAGGGCGACCACGTCGCCGTCTACCAGGGCATCAACCAGAACCTGGCCGGTCTGAGCCTGTCCTCGGTGCACGACTCGTACAGCAAGATCCAGCTCAAGTGGCTGCCGCAGGACCAGCGCGCGCACGTGAACAAGACCATCTCGGTCGGCAGCATCGGCGACGCCAACTCGACCATCCAGGAGCTCGACGGCTGGGTCCAGCTCTGCCAGCGGGCCGCGAAGGCGACGGCCCCGGCGCAGGGCACCCAGGCGACGCAGGCCACCCACACCGCGTTCGTGACCTCCACGCCCACCCCGGGCGACAAGGAGAGGAACCGCCCGGCCGCGGCGGCCCCGACCGGCACGCCCAGCACCACGCCGACCCCGACCCCGACCGCCCCGAGCACGTCCGTCCCGACGCCGAACGCCACCCCTCCGGCGGCCGGCGCGCAGGGTGACCAGCCCCCGCTGAGTGACGACGAGCTCAGCCGGGCCAACTCCTGCCCCAAGCAGCAGTGA
- a CDS encoding response regulator, giving the protein MVDDEILVRSGLGLIVGSAPDLEVVGDCSGGQAEEHVQRLRPHVVLLDIRMPDLDGISVLRRLRALPDPPAVAMLTTFDTDEYIGTALRAGATGFLLKDTAPEQLVHAVRVLAAGGNILSPTVTRTVIGGYVDGGGPDAEATALARTLTGRELDVLALLGEGLSNAEIADRLFLGTGTVKDHISAILGKLGAANRVQAAVLAHRAGLVRPKPGDGA; this is encoded by the coding sequence ATCGTCGACGACGAGATCCTGGTCCGCTCCGGCCTCGGTCTGATCGTCGGCTCCGCCCCCGACCTGGAAGTGGTCGGCGACTGCTCCGGCGGGCAGGCCGAGGAACACGTCCAGCGCCTGCGCCCGCACGTGGTGCTGCTCGACATCCGGATGCCGGACCTCGACGGCATCTCCGTGCTGCGCCGGCTGCGCGCGCTGCCCGACCCGCCCGCCGTGGCGATGCTCACCACCTTCGACACCGACGAGTACATCGGCACCGCGCTGCGCGCCGGGGCGACCGGCTTCCTGCTCAAGGACACCGCCCCTGAGCAGCTGGTGCACGCCGTCCGGGTGCTCGCGGCGGGCGGAAACATCCTCTCCCCGACCGTCACCCGCACCGTGATCGGCGGCTACGTGGACGGCGGCGGCCCGGACGCCGAGGCCACCGCGCTCGCCCGCACCCTCACCGGCCGGGAGCTGGACGTGCTCGCACTGCTCGGCGAGGGCCTGTCCAACGCGGAGATCGCCGACCGCCTCTTCCTCGGCACCGGCACCGTCAAGGACCACATCAGCGCGATCCTCGGCAAGCTCGGCGCCGCCAACCGGGTCCAGGCAGCCGTCCTCGCCCACCGGGCCGGCCTGGTCCGGCCCAAGCCCGGCGACGGGGCATGA
- a CDS encoding sensor histidine kinase has product MTTADQLPSGRLPAWCTAPWLMLLLPVLYSLLDAALVARDAAWWQVALSTLAAVALFWRRRFPVAVLLLTMPGSWVDEIWLAPITAVYTVAAERPNPRIVVPCGVLFTLVEFFHWPLPPDLLDVSRATALDAIQAMMLAAGPAATGLLARTRRELAARLDELTRGQERESRLLAERVLISERGRLAREMHDVVSHQVSLISIQAGALQVSSADPGAVGTARTIRELAVRTLEELRQMVGVLRGTGGLPDAPLAPQPRLADLPRLIEESGLAADAELHPGDRPWPEAVERAAYRTVQEALTNITKYAPEAAVHVRVRAKGRRLRVEVRNDAPPVRPAETLPGGGHGLVGLRERAQLLGGTLTAGPTQDGGFEVRADLPARAT; this is encoded by the coding sequence ATGACGACCGCCGACCAGCTGCCGTCCGGACGGCTCCCGGCCTGGTGCACCGCCCCCTGGCTGATGCTGCTGCTGCCCGTCCTGTACTCCCTGCTGGACGCCGCCCTGGTGGCCCGGGACGCCGCCTGGTGGCAGGTGGCCCTCTCCACGCTGGCCGCCGTCGCCCTGTTCTGGCGCCGCCGCTTCCCGGTCGCGGTGCTGCTGCTCACCATGCCCGGCAGCTGGGTGGACGAGATCTGGCTGGCCCCGATAACGGCCGTCTACACGGTGGCCGCCGAACGCCCCAACCCGCGGATCGTGGTCCCCTGCGGCGTCCTCTTCACCCTGGTCGAGTTCTTCCACTGGCCACTGCCCCCGGACCTCCTCGACGTGAGCCGGGCCACCGCGCTGGACGCCATCCAGGCCATGATGCTGGCCGCCGGCCCGGCCGCCACCGGACTGCTCGCCCGCACCCGCCGGGAGCTGGCCGCCCGCCTGGACGAGCTGACCCGCGGCCAGGAGCGGGAGAGCCGGCTGCTGGCCGAGCGGGTGCTGATCAGCGAGCGCGGCCGGCTGGCCCGGGAGATGCACGACGTGGTCTCGCACCAGGTCAGCCTGATCAGCATCCAGGCCGGTGCGCTCCAGGTCAGCAGCGCCGACCCGGGCGCGGTCGGCACCGCCCGCACCATCCGCGAGCTGGCCGTCCGGACCCTGGAGGAGCTGCGCCAGATGGTCGGGGTGCTGCGCGGCACCGGCGGGCTGCCGGACGCCCCGCTCGCCCCGCAGCCCCGGCTGGCCGACCTGCCCCGGCTGATCGAGGAGAGCGGGCTGGCCGCCGACGCCGAACTGCACCCCGGTGACCGCCCGTGGCCGGAGGCCGTGGAACGGGCCGCCTACCGCACCGTGCAGGAGGCGCTCACCAACATCACCAAGTACGCCCCGGAGGCGGCGGTGCACGTCCGGGTCCGGGCGAAGGGCCGCCGGCTGCGGGTCGAGGTGCGCAACGACGCCCCGCCGGTCCGCCCGGCCGAAACCCTCCCGGGCGGCGGCCACGGCCTGGTCGGCCTGCGCGAGCGCGCCCAGCTGCTCGGCGGCACCCTCACCGCCGGCCCGACCCAGGACGGCGGCTTCGAGGTCCGCGCCGACCTCCCGGCCCGGGCGACCTGA